DNA sequence from the Electrophorus electricus isolate fEleEle1 chromosome 19, fEleEle1.pri, whole genome shotgun sequence genome:
gtgggtgtgagtgtgggtgggaGGGGCAGTGAATGTTTAAGTGAACCCTAGAAGtatgggttagtgtgtgtgtgtgtgtgtgtgtgtgtgtgtgtgtgtgtcactgcaaATGCTAGTGAGCTTTTGAGTATTTGGTATTGGTATAAATGGCTAAGAACAGTGCTGTGCTACACTAATGGCCTGCACTGATTATGCGATACTATGACTACAAGTAGTGCGTGCCTtgtgaatgtttaaaatttACAAACTGACATGTTCAGCCCATAACCTTCAGAATCTGATATCAATGTACAACATTGCTCTGTCATTACATGTAAgtctgtaaatttctgtgtAGATGTGAACAATTTTTCTTGACTCCTGTCCATTTATTCAAACATAAGGCCTGTAATTAAAAAGTAGGTAATTCTGCACTGTACAGCCTCCTGATGGGCTATCTGCCTCATTCTTTGCAGGCAATATCAGACTGTTattacatgtatgtctgtgaatTTCTGTGTTGATGTAAACTACATTTCCTTATATTTGTCCTTTTAGGGATTTAAATAGTAGGcacacaaatatattcaaattagTTAATTGTACGCTGTGGAGCGTCAGGCTATTATTACATATATGTCTGTaatgtcacggtatggcccctcctcccaaatgtctccctgtgtgtgtgtgtgtgtgtgtgtgtgtgtgtgtgtgtgtgaacgttgtcagtgtttgatcccgCCTTAGCACTACATTGTCTTCTGTGTTGCATATAACgatgtttattttgaatcaCGGCTCCTcttttgcatcctgccaagcctctcTGCGTTACATGTAAATTTCTGTGCTGATATGAACTAACTTTCCTGAATCTGCCCATTTAGGTATGAAAACATAAAGCTTACAGTTATAAGCAAAATAAGTAATTCTGCACTGTAGATCCTCCTGGCAATGTATTTTCCTTAAACCTTCCAATTTTCCTCAGAATGATAGTGtgaatatacattttcattttagtcaaTAAGAAAAACTATTATTAGTGTTTCAGTGATATGACTCAGAAAAGTGATACTTGTTCCCATTTGATCAATGTGTTGCAGGCTCATACAGTCAAAAAGTCAAATTATTTAGTTTCAGACTCTAAAGATTATTTCAAGAGACCTGATTTCATGTGATTGAATGAAAATCATAGGACTAGTTCAGAAAGTGCAAATTTTACACAATTAATTAATGtgacaaaactaaacatttttgcaaatgCACTTGCAAATGCAAAGACTACTGCAAGGAATCACTTGAATCCTGTTGTATGTTCCGAAGTGAAAATATGTAGGAGAGATACTTGATTTTCTGGAATCTCGCCCCCTAATGGTCAAATGTTTCGAAACGCTACAGAATCAGAGAGAATGCTTACATAGCCACATCGTTTAAATGTCATCATGATTGGTCAATGTTAAGCCTGTCAGATGCCTTCTGAATGCTGATTGACCAATGGAGGTCACAATGTTTGACATATTGGTTCAAAAAATGAAGTTTACTTTGTAAGAGTTCAACACACCAGTGACACCCACTTGGTGGAATGGCCCCTTTATCCACCATATTCCAGGTGTTTGATTGTCCAGACATCTGTCACGAAACGCTCGcctcccatgagtcacgtggtttggcccaccacatgcagtgggaggctCTCTGTTTAGTTGTGACCATGCCTGCACACCTGCTCCAGGTTAGTGTTGTGTccgtatataaacccgtgtcgtGGAGTGCAGTGCAGTTGGTCTTtgatgtgtttgtctttgtaaatGGTTGTCTATGTTCACGCTTGTTAGATGTTTATAGATGTTCACCATTAAtatcatgtgtgagtgccagtgtTGTCAtcatttcatgttaataaatgtctgtcatcgtcaaaggagtctgtgcgtcctccCCCTCGCCCTTCGGCAACTTGGGCTGTTATAACAGCATATAAATGTCATACAAGATGTCCTATTTAAGTACTACACACTTCTTTGGCACGCTGTTGGAACTTTTCCCTGTGAAAAGAAAATACGTTAAGggtattaaaaacatttatggtGTTAATTTTATGATATGTAGTCATCTTTATGATATTGGTGTAGCCTAATAGATTAACTAAAAAGCAGCTAATAATCCTACAACACAAATTATGTTTAGTTTACTGAACCAACTACCTAGCTAGCTGTGGTGAAAATCATTCTctaaaaatgttacaaatcACATGGTCAGAGTAGTAATTGAACCTGCTATCAAACAATACCGCTTATGAGGGAATCGGTATATCCTCCTGACTACCAGCAGTTCAATTTTGTCCTCTCTAGAGTACATATTTAGGCTTAAATATCTCCCACACCAAACATACTACTGAGCTAActccttttgttctttaaagAGGACATTCAGAACTTTTAAATGATACCAATGTTATGGGGGGTTTGGCaagttcctcttcctctttaaaGAAAATGGCATCCATCAGCACAAGGTGCTTTTatggaaagaagaaaagtaaGTGCTTATTAATTATCATTGAGCAAACTTTGCCTTGAAATATTGTTGTCATGTTTTATATGAATCTCCTAAGAACACTTTTAACCATTTTCTAaactaatataacaatatattacGATGAtgagagtgtttaaaaaatgtcctcCACAGCAGACATTTGTACTTATTACctacattttgttctttgtatTTTCAAATGAGAAGGAAGGGATTGCCAATGACCTTGATATTTCAGATGAGGACCAAAGCAGAGACCTCTTGTGGAAGGTCAGGCCCCTTCTGATCAAAGTGAGGCAAGGATGTCTAAATCAATTTAGAACAGGAAAATTGTCCATTGATGATCAAATGATTTCATTTACTGGTCACTTCCAAATTCACCAGTATGTACCGGTCAAACCATACCCGACTGGATTGAAGGTCGTGGCCACACCAAGTGGTATGGTCTTAGATGTTGTGGTTTACCAAGGTGAGACCACCTTCAGAGTTGCAGAGGGATTGGGCACTGGAGAACAAGCTGTCCTTCATTTGGCAGAGACTGTTCCCAGAGGAACCCACCTTCTTTTTTTGACAGGTTCTTTACAACTGTAAATCTCCTGGACACCATGATGGAGAATGGTTTGGGAGGTACAGGAACTCTCATGAAGAACAGAATTCCAAAGGAGTGCAACATTATAAGGGATCAGGCCATCAAAAACTAAGGAAGAGGGGCATCTGAGACAGTGGTCAGGTGAAATCCTGAACTTGCTGTTATCAAGTGGTTTGACAACAAACCAGTGGTCATGGCATCCTCTGCCTATGGCATTGAGCCACAGGCCACATGCAGTATAGATGGtctaagaaagagaaaaggtatGTCCAGGTGTCAAGACCAGTGGTAATTGCTGagtacaacaaaaacatgggtGGTGTGGACATGGCCGACAGGATGCTAAGTCTCTATAGGATGGCCACTCGCACTCGGAAATGGACAGCGCATACAGTTTTCCACTTTTTTGATTTGGCAATCACCAGTGCATGGCTTCAGTATAAGACTGACTGCCAAGTTCTGGGAAAGAAACCACTGAAGTTCCTTGAATTCAAATTGCTCCTTGGTGAGCAGATGATTACTAAGGTCCAAGTGGGAATctacagtgagagtgaagaTGACTACACTCCCCCACATCAAAAGTGGAAACCTCAGCCAAATGCAGCTCTGAGACACTATGGGGCCATCCAGCTCCCAAAGATGGTGGATGAAACACATGCATCAAGGTGTCGCAGGTCTGGTTGCAACAGCAAAACGTATGTGATGTGTACAAAGTGCAAGAGCttcctctgtgtttcaaagaaagGGAATTGCTTTTTGAAATATCATACTCCATAAACATAATGCCATAAcatcaaaatacaaacactagACATACACTAGAAAAGAGTTACATATACATTAGCTCAGCTGTTGGTAGTTTTCATCATAAATCTTATGACAACTTGGTATTTTCTTTGGGATTGATTTACTGTGATTAGGACTCAGTTTCATAGGTAGCGTGTTCAGATGTCCACTGTAGTagacacattatatttttaaaatcaaaatatttttaagaataaaaatgttttcagtatgcTCATTGCCTTCCACACAACTGGggaagtttttttaaaaaaatgaattgggAGACTTTTTTGTTTCCTGGTAGTCAGGTGGATATTTTCAATTTTGCGATTAGTAACCTATTTCACACAAGATGGCGCTCTGACTTAATATTCTGAAGCAGCATCTGCCATGATATGCAACTTTGCTAGGAAAAAAAGTACATGAATTTGTATAAAAGCATAATGACAATGTTAGTACAACACCTCGATATGTTTCTTATTGCCGATGTCGTATGGTAATAAAACGGTTACTGATTAAGACTTAATAGCACATTGCTTGTCATATATAATACAGCTACGAGTTAAACTAGCGCATAACACGAGAAAAGAACGCAGAACTACGCGTCAGCAAGTTTCTTTCGCGCGCGCAAAGTGGCGTATATTAGACAGCAAATAGAGGTCTGCTTTCTCACATGGCATAAATAGAGTGGTAAACGCGCAATTGCAGTCAGGGGACGCAAATAAAACTGGAGGCTTGAAAACAGCTGAGCGTTAAATGGAGACCCAAACTGAATTCGGACTGATGTGGCCGCACGATGTTCGACTGTTGTGGTATAATGATATAACTTTTGCATTTTGGTAAGCTTTTTGTGGACTACTGGCAGAGTGAAGTCGGATAGATTAATATGATGATGTCAAACGACACTGGAGAGAATTTGTACACCCACATTCGTGTTTGGGCATCTGCAACGGCTTTCatcattttgcttttcttcaaCCTAGTCATCAACTGGACCATCGTTACCGAAGACCGTCTGCGGAATCACGCGCGCTTTGTGCTCGTGTTCCACTTGCTGTTTTCTGCCTTGATATACTTCGCAGTATGTTTCATCTTCTACCTGCAAATTGACCTGGATGTTACCATGGACGCATCTACTTGCGTGGCACTAATAACTATCCTGACCACCAGTGCATCCAACATCCTATTCACTATAACGGCGATGGCGCTGGACCGatattttgccatttgttttcCACTCAAATACAGCGGCAATTATTTCAAACTGTGGCCGTGGTGTCTTGGAATTTTAACATGGGGTCTTGCATCCATCATCCCTCTCACCCTTTTCCCTAAAGAGGATAATGCGACCACTCACAGCGGGAACTGTAGGAGGGAAAAGCTGAAGGGAGGAGAAGTACATAAAATTTTATTGATCTCGCTTTGTACGGTACTCATTCTTTACAGTTACGTGCGGATTTTATGTGAGGGTCGACGACTGGGTGTGCTGAATCGGCGGAACCGGGCCGGCTGTAAAACAATCGCCTTACATGGGGCACAACTTGCCGTGTATATCATTCCGAACTTCATAAATTTTGTTTTACACGTTCTTAAAAACAAGAAGGTGATCGCGATTGAAACAAAGGACCGGTCTGCAGTGATAACGTTTGTGTTCTTTAGCCTGGCGCAGTGCATTGCTCCGATAGTGTACGGACTGCGCAAAGAGGAGCTTCTGGAGCATCTTTGTCACCGCTACCCGTGCTTGTCCTGTCGGCTCAAGAGTATTCTGGAGTGGACCGTTAATGTCACGCATCCTCACCATTGCCCCCAGCAAAGGTATTTCTCAAATTCACCTTACAGATAAGTTTGTCAGTAGCTGTACCTATTTGACTTAATGAAAGCTCTGATCTTAAATTTGTTCTTGTGACAGTTCACCATAAACTTGGGAAGAAGGTGATTCATAATGCCAGTGAAAATCTTTATGAATACAGGACCAGATGTATACATTACTTAGACTGAGAATGAAGTTTACCAGTCTTTTACCCAAGATTAGACCTACCTGTTTTACATTGAAAGTGTAGAAATTCTATCTAAATAAATTGGTCACTTACTGGACTTTGGTGGGCCCCACAGAGTGAGATTAtcttaattaaaagaaaaacacagatttAGGTTTAATGAgactttaaagaaaatgttgcaTGCAGTTGTTTTGAGTTGCATATAGACAGACCACTTCACTTGGCCCTTTACACAGTTATTGCCATTAATTTAACAATTTACTTTATAATAGTGAGTTTTTCACCACAGTATTACAGACCCATATGTAACAAAAAACAGACTGATTGGAACAGCAACCCTTACTTTTTAACAGACTAAATTAACAAAGAAATATGATGTTCTTTGTACTTTTTATGTCCATATTTCATGATTGATAGCAGCAAAATATAACACTATTATGCCATAAATGAGCATTATACAAAatatctgcttttttttttccagggagAGGAGAATGACATCAGAGACACTTCTATCAAGAGAGACATCACAGACGACTGTATGACCATCATACAAAATGCACTGAGAAAATAGCTGATTTCTGTCATGCGTCTAAAACAGAGGACTGGATTTACACAGCACACGTTCATTTTCAACTGTGAAATGGTCAGAAGACCCACAGGATGGATTTACTCAAATATTAAAGCTTCCTGTCAGCTAAGTGGCAGCTATGTAGAGCAAAGTGGACATTGTGCACTGGACTTAGTCTTGATAACTACCCTATAAAGCACTGCACCATCATCACAGATGCTTTTGGCATCCTctctgatgtgttttattagcatTCATAAGAATACATAACACTTGTATATATTTctatacaataaaacacaaatcagAGTTCCTTAGAGGATGTTCCATTATTTATGGCGGTCTTAGAATTTATACTATTACCTTTGCAGGACCAAAGTTGTAAGTGGACATGTTATTCGTGTGTAACCACTAACTGAAATGTCTATATAAGTGTCATCCAactcaaatataaaataaatttagcaGACTTTATTTTCAGTACTCTACAGTTTTTCTTTACCAAGAGGTCAGGATCTGCTGTAATATCACTTGAAGTGAGCTAGTGGAATCTGACTTGCTCATGTACTCTAGCCCCTGCAAAAGTGGTTGTCATTTAGAACTAAAATTTAACCTCTGATTAGATCTTAAAGCAAAAGGTACAAATTAAATTTTCTTTGTGCCCATGTCTAAATAAAGCCATAGATAGAAAAGTAAAGGCCAATATTATGTTTTGGGAGTGTGGCTTTCCACATCAGTTCCCTAGTTTGTGATGTTTGCCATGTCAACACCATTATGAGTTCCTGATGCAAGGGATGATCATGCTAGTGTGTTTGATAGTGTGTTTAGACCATCACTTGTCATGCCAGAACACAACAGTCAGACGCTGAAAGGTGTGTAACATTAAAAAGGATTGACGATATTCCGAGGTGGTATTTAATAATTACTAATACTAAACATTAAATCCTCTATAGAATTTAGTTTCCCCATCcccataaatgtatttattacaaaagTCGAGTACACAAAACCACCCTACAGCCAGGTCTCTTCGATCTCTATTACACTATATGCAGGCAGATATTAATatttcctgtttaaaaaaaaaaaaggatcttgCCACAGCGTCGTTCAGTATTTCAAGTAAAGGCCAAGATGTCAGTTTAAAACGTGTGCCAGGCAAACATGCCTGTGTTCCCTGCAACTTAAACTGAATTATACACTGGAATGAAGTATACTGTTAATGCTGATAATTACAGGCTTTCTAGAGAAAAGACAGGAACTAAAGAAAAGTCTACAAAGTCATGAACAGAAATTCCCTTTTATGTATGCATTCTTTCAGTTGCATAACTTGCAGCTGAACCGTTAGTACCCCAAACTGTGTCATGGTGAAGCATATGGTCCTGTATGAATAAttacaatttacatttcttgcaaaaaaataataaatcaccaAACATATTGCAAACACTTCCTGTTTATATTCATAAAGTTCAGAACCATCAGTGAAAGCTTTGTTTTGGATATTAAGGGCTTAATCCCTCAATGCTGTCTCAAAATGAACTGAGATCTCTGATTCGGCAGAAAATCATAACCATAAACAGGATCATCAGGATGGTTTAGTCGATAGAGTTCAGTCTCTACTCTACTGAAAGAAAAggtgttttaaacaaaaaccaATTTTGAGAACTTCACAACATCCAGTTctcagatttttgttttttacttttctctACATTCACAGACTTCAGCACATTATGCTATTAAAGCACCTTTGGGAAAATCCATAAGAAAAGCGCGATGACCCATAGGTTGGTTAGTGGATACGTTGGCTTGATTAGTaatgacagagtgagagaactGGCGAGTC
Encoded proteins:
- the zgc:194312 gene encoding odorant receptor 131-2, yielding MMMSNDTGENLYTHIRVWASATAFIILLFFNLVINWTIVTEDRLRNHARFVLVFHLLFSALIYFAVCFIFYLQIDLDVTMDASTCVALITILTTSASNILFTITAMALDRYFAICFPLKYSGNYFKLWPWCLGILTWGLASIIPLTLFPKEDNATTHSGNCRREKLKGGEVHKILLISLCTVLILYSYVRILCEGRRLGVLNRRNRAGCKTIALHGAQLAVYIIPNFINFVLHVLKNKKVIAIETKDRSAVITFVFFSLAQCIAPIVYGLRKEELLEHLCHRYPCLSCRLKSILEWTVNVTHPHHCPQQRERRMTSETLLSRETSQTTV